From the Cryptomeria japonica chromosome 2, Sugi_1.0, whole genome shotgun sequence genome, one window contains:
- the LOC131043875 gene encoding expansin-like A1 yields MEFKTLCCAGLMLMFFFPTVFCCDRCLHKSKVSYYSSSQTVNGACGYESFATALNRGNVATASAKIYREGVGCGGCYQIRCTDPAICSKSGVKVVVSDFTRSNQTDFVLPSSTFSMLAQPTKSSMLVKMGIVDIEYKRMPCEYPGKNMTVKIDKISNYPNFLAVQFLYQGGQTDIMGVEVAPVGTSNWKFMTRNHGAVWSMQQPPEGPMSLRLHVTSGYDGFWVWAKGAVLPSDWKVGSIYDSGVQIKEIAQEGCSPCDSQDWDLSL; encoded by the exons ATGGAGTTCAAAACTCTGTGCTGCGCAGGATTGATGTTAATGTTCTTCTTCCCCACAGTCTTCTGCTGTGATAGGTGTCTTCACAAATCAAAAGTATCCTATTACTCTTCCTCCCAGACTGTCAATG GAGCCTGTGGATATGAATCCTTTGCAACAGCCTTGAACCGTGGAAATGTGGCCACAGCGAGCGCCAAAATATATAGGGAAGGTGTTGGATGTGGCGGCTGCTATCAG ATCAGATGCACAGACCCGGCTATTTGCAGCAAATCGGGGGTGAAAGTTGTGGTTTCAGATTTCACCCGAAGCAATCAGACGGATTTCGTGCTGCCCAGTAGCACATTCTCAATGCTGGCGCAACCCACAAAATCTTCTATGCTTGTGAAAATGGGCATCGTGGATATCGAATACAAACG AATGCCATGTGAGTATCCAGGGAAGAACATGACAGTGAAAATAGACAAGATCAGCAATTATCCAAACTTTCTTGCTGTGCAATTTTTGTACCAAGGAGGCCAGACGGATATCATGGGTGTGGAAGTTGCTCCG GTGGGAACTTCAAATTGGAAATTCATGACACGAAACCACGGGGCCGTGTGGAGCATGCAGCAGCCTCCGGAGGGGCCCATGTCTTTAAGGCTTCATGTTACGAGTGGATACGATGGGTTTTGGGTGTGGGCCAAGGGAGCTGTGCTGCCTTCAGACTGGAAGGTGGGCTCTATCTATGACAGTGGAGTTCAGATCAAGGAAATTGCACAGGAAGGCTGTTCTCCTTGCGACTCCCAAGATTGGGACCTCTCGCTGTAA